In Paractinoplanes brasiliensis, the following proteins share a genomic window:
- a CDS encoding MauE/DoxX family redox-associated membrane protein yields MDLMQRPSRLAAAWPWISTLARLGLAAVFLIAGGLKVTDLAASARAVNAYDLMSYDTAKVIGAIQPFLEIALGLLLLIGIATRLSAAIAAVLMVIFIAGIVSAWARGLQIDCGCFSKGGELTGGRTTQYGLDILRDVGFLALAGLLMWKPRSKFSVDGLLMGDR; encoded by the coding sequence ATGGACTTGATGCAGCGGCCTTCCCGGCTCGCGGCGGCCTGGCCCTGGATCTCCACCCTCGCGCGTCTCGGCCTGGCGGCGGTCTTCCTGATCGCCGGCGGGCTCAAGGTGACCGACCTGGCCGCCTCGGCGCGCGCGGTGAACGCGTACGACCTGATGTCCTACGACACCGCCAAGGTGATCGGGGCCATCCAGCCGTTCCTGGAGATCGCACTGGGCCTGCTCCTGCTGATCGGCATAGCGACACGGCTCAGCGCGGCCATCGCCGCGGTGCTGATGGTGATCTTCATCGCCGGCATCGTCTCGGCCTGGGCGCGCGGGCTGCAGATCGACTGCGGCTGTTTCAGCAAGGGCGGGGAGCTGACCGGCGGGCGCACCACGCAGTACGGCCTTGACATCCTGCGCGACGTGGGCTTCCTCGCGCTGGCCGGCCTGCTGATGTGGAAACCGCGGTCGAAGTTCTCGGTCGACGGGCTTCTGATGGGGGATCGATGA
- a CDS encoding DsbA family protein: MSKGNRGRDRAAAQRIVEQQKAAERRRQVTIWTSVGVVAVLLIAGLIGWGVLANQEKKTEASRVSTPSVAVDDGTAFAVGSGPVTVDIYEDFMCPVCNQFEQQTGPAIAQMVTDKKVTVRYHPVSILDRVSNGTQYSTRAAGAVAAAAVDGKFLEYHNVLFENQPAEGTEGLSNDKLIELGRGVGLGDSFATAVSDGTYKPWATKVTETFASRGHNGTPTIVVNGKVVEGPGNTLPTTEVFTQAVTAAAG; encoded by the coding sequence ATGAGCAAGGGCAACCGGGGACGGGACCGCGCGGCGGCGCAGCGGATCGTCGAACAGCAGAAGGCGGCCGAGCGCCGGCGGCAGGTGACGATCTGGACCTCGGTCGGCGTGGTCGCCGTGCTGCTGATCGCCGGCCTGATCGGCTGGGGCGTACTCGCCAACCAGGAGAAGAAGACCGAGGCTTCGCGGGTCAGCACGCCGAGCGTGGCGGTCGACGACGGCACGGCCTTCGCGGTCGGCAGCGGCCCGGTCACGGTCGACATCTACGAGGACTTCATGTGCCCGGTCTGCAACCAGTTCGAGCAGCAGACCGGCCCGGCGATCGCACAGATGGTGACCGACAAGAAAGTGACCGTGCGGTACCACCCGGTGTCCATCCTGGACCGCGTGTCCAACGGCACCCAGTATTCGACCAGGGCGGCCGGGGCGGTGGCGGCCGCGGCCGTGGACGGCAAGTTCCTCGAGTACCACAACGTGCTGTTCGAGAACCAGCCCGCGGAGGGCACCGAGGGCCTCAGCAACGACAAGCTGATCGAGCTGGGCCGCGGTGTCGGCCTGGGCGACTCGTTCGCCACGGCGGTCAGCGACGGCACGTACAAGCCGTGGGCCACCAAGGTCACCGAGACCTTCGCGTCGCGCGGCCACAACGGCACCCCGACCATCGTGGTCAACGGCAAGGTGGTCGAGGGTCCGGGCAACACGCTGCCCACCACCGAGGTCTTCACGCAGGCGGTCACGGCGGCCGCCGGGTGA
- a CDS encoding sigma-70 family RNA polymerase sigma factor codes for MDGLDETTSLALAARAGDAVATAAFVRATQAEVWRFTAALVDPGAADDLTQETYLRAFKALPAFEARSTARTWLLGIARRACADHLRTVVRRRRLDARLAAEAWTASPSPDPAQRLTTADLLGRLGEERRTAFVLTQVLGLSYAEAAEVEDVPVGTIRSRVARARDELVAAVSQARAV; via the coding sequence ATGGACGGCCTGGACGAAACGACCTCGCTCGCCCTCGCCGCCCGCGCGGGGGACGCGGTCGCGACGGCGGCGTTCGTGCGCGCGACCCAGGCCGAGGTGTGGCGGTTCACCGCCGCCCTGGTCGACCCGGGCGCGGCCGACGACCTCACGCAAGAGACCTACCTGCGCGCCTTCAAGGCCCTGCCCGCGTTCGAGGCCCGCTCGACGGCCCGCACGTGGCTGCTCGGCATCGCCCGCCGCGCCTGCGCCGACCACCTGCGTACGGTGGTGCGCCGCCGCCGCCTCGACGCGCGCCTGGCCGCCGAGGCCTGGACGGCGTCGCCCTCGCCCGACCCGGCCCAACGGCTCACCACGGCCGATCTGCTGGGCCGGCTCGGCGAGGAAAGGCGTACGGCTTTCGTCCTGACACAGGTCCTTGGACTCTCCTATGCCGAGGCCGCCGAGGTGGAGGATGTCCCCGTCGGGACAATCCGGTCCCGGGTCGCGCGTGCCCGTGACGAGCTGGTGGCAGCGGTCTCCCAGGCGCGCGCGGTCTGA